CGTCCGTTTTATCGCCTACAGCGACGAGGAGTACGATACGGTCCGCGCCGCGACGGACAAAGCCGAGCAGTCGGAGACGGCCGAGGAGAGCGAGTCGGATCGATAAACGGTGCTCCGAACTACGACCGATCGCGGATCGTGATATCGAACGTGCCGCCGAGTGCCGTAACCTCGTAGGTTGCTTCGGAATTGAGTTCGAGGCCGAACGTCGATTCGCCGTCGGTCGCCGCGTATGAACTCAGGCTCGTGGGCGCAGTCGTCTCTTGCCGTATCCCGAATTTGGCCCGGCTGCCCTCGGGCGTGAGGGTGACTTCGTATTCGGTCGCCTCCCCGGTTTCGAACGTTTCGCTCTCGTCTCCAGAGAGGCTCGTCGACAGGACAACATCGCCGTCGTCGCCCAGCCGGTCGACAGCGGCAAGACACCCGGCGGTCATCCCTACTGCGGTCACCGCGATCGACGCGAGAAACTGACGCTTATCCATCGGTAGACACGACCCCCTTTACAGCCGTTTTGGTACATAAACTGTAGCGCGATCACAACAGGCCCCGCGAGCCCGAATCGAAATCGAACGGATTACTCGAGCGAGAGTCCGCGAATTTCGACCGAATTTCCGTCCTCGACGCGGCCGATGACCCGTCCGTCGGTTTCGGCGACGAGGTCGTCGGCTCGATCCTCGGGCAGCGCGACGACGAACCCGGTCCCCATGTTGAACGTGCAGTGCATCTCCTCGTCGGTCACGTTGCCCTCCGCCTGCACGAACTCGAAGACCGGCTGGGCCGGCAGCGGGTCGTCGATCACGTACTCGCGCTCGCCCATCCGCAGGAGGTTCGTCCAGCCGCCGCCCGTAACGTGGGCGGCCGCGCGAACGTCGTGCTCGTGCATCGGCTCGAGCAGGTCGGTGTAGATCCGGGTCGGCCGTAGCAGTTCCTCGCCGATGGTCCGCTCGGGATCGAGGGGGAACTCGTCGGTGTACTCGTGGTCGCGCGTGACCGCCTCGCGGGCGAGCGTGAGCCCGTTCGAGTGGATGCCATTGGAGGGGAAGCCGACCAGCGCGTCGCCGACCGCGGCTTCGCCCTCGAGTACCTCGTCCTTCCCAGCCAGCCCGGCGCAGGTCCCCGCGAGGTCGAATCCCTTTACCACTTCGGGCATGACGGCCGTCTCGCCGCCGAGCATCGTCAGATCGGCCTCCTCGAGGCCCACCGCGAGTCCCTCGCCGATCTCGTTGGTGAGGTCCTCGTCGGGTTCGTCGATCGCGAGGTAGTCGACGAACGCGACGGGTTCGACGCCCGCTGCCACGAGGTCGTTGACGTTCATCGCGATGCAGTCGATACCGATCGTCGAGTAGTCCTCGATCGCTTCGGCCACGAGGAGTTTGGTGCCGACGCCGTCCGTGGCGAGTGCCAGATAGCGGTCGCCGATGTCGATCAGGCCG
The DNA window shown above is from Halopiger xanaduensis SH-6 and carries:
- the purM gene encoding phosphoribosylformylglycinamidine cyclo-ligase, which codes for MTDPADDGSAAADEERLTYADTGVDIEASEDATAALLEAFGSDLRTEYAGLIDIGDRYLALATDGVGTKLLVAEAIEDYSTIGIDCIAMNVNDLVAAGVEPVAFVDYLAIDEPDEDLTNEIGEGLAVGLEEADLTMLGGETAVMPEVVKGFDLAGTCAGLAGKDEVLEGEAAVGDALVGFPSNGIHSNGLTLAREAVTRDHEYTDEFPLDPERTIGEELLRPTRIYTDLLEPMHEHDVRAAAHVTGGGWTNLLRMGEREYVIDDPLPAQPVFEFVQAEGNVTDEEMHCTFNMGTGFVVALPEDRADDLVAETDGRVIGRVEDGNSVEIRGLSLE